The following are encoded together in the Arthrobacter sp. Y-9 genome:
- a CDS encoding alpha/beta hydrolase — protein MSQPILETAAAEFAAATAEPPYLFDLGPVEGRKAVIDVQSGEGVEKPAIDEEWVEIGGDRPLSARIVRPAGATGTLPVVLYTHGAGWVFGNAATHDRLVRELAVGVGAAVVFPEYDLSPEARYPHAIEQNFATARWIAEHGAEKGLDGSRLAISGDSVGGNMATVLTLMAKERGGVEFKQQVLFYPVTDASFDTESYHQFAEGYFLRRDAMQWFWDQYTTDEAERNQITASPLRATTEELAGLPPALVITAEADVLRDEGEAYAAKLREAGVPVTQIRVGGVIHDFVMLDALRDTDGARAAMELAISTLKSALV, from the coding sequence ATGTCCCAGCCGATCCTGGAAACCGCCGCCGCCGAGTTCGCGGCCGCCACCGCTGAGCCTCCGTACCTCTTCGACCTCGGCCCCGTGGAGGGGCGCAAAGCCGTCATCGACGTGCAGTCCGGTGAGGGTGTCGAGAAGCCGGCCATCGACGAGGAATGGGTGGAGATCGGCGGTGACCGGCCGCTGTCCGCTCGCATCGTCCGCCCCGCAGGGGCCACCGGGACCCTGCCGGTCGTGCTGTACACGCATGGCGCCGGCTGGGTGTTCGGCAATGCGGCGACGCATGACCGCCTGGTCCGTGAGCTCGCCGTGGGAGTGGGCGCCGCCGTCGTCTTCCCGGAGTATGACCTCTCGCCCGAGGCGCGCTACCCGCACGCGATCGAGCAGAACTTCGCCACGGCACGCTGGATCGCGGAGCACGGAGCGGAGAAGGGGCTGGACGGTTCGCGTCTTGCGATCTCCGGCGACTCCGTGGGCGGCAACATGGCGACCGTCCTGACCCTGATGGCCAAGGAACGGGGCGGGGTCGAGTTCAAGCAGCAGGTGCTGTTCTACCCGGTGACCGACGCGTCGTTCGACACCGAGTCCTACCACCAGTTCGCCGAGGGGTACTTCCTGCGCCGCGACGCCATGCAGTGGTTCTGGGATCAGTACACCACCGACGAGGCCGAGCGGAACCAGATCACCGCGTCGCCGCTGCGGGCCACCACGGAGGAGCTGGCGGGTCTGCCGCCGGCGCTCGTCATCACCGCCGAAGCCGACGTCCTGCGCGACGAGGGCGAGGCCTACGCGGCCAAGCTGCGCGAAGCCGGCGTCCCGGTCACCCAGATCCGGGTGGGCGGCGTGATCCACGACTTCGTGATGCTGGATGCCCTGCGCGACACCGACGGTGCGCGTGCGGCCATGGAGCTGGCGATCAGCACGCTGAAGTCGGCGCTGGTCTGA
- a CDS encoding thioredoxin domain-containing protein, with translation MANHLAGQSSLYLRQHAEQPVDWHVFGPEAFAEAAARDVPVFLSVGYAACHWCHVMAHESFDDPAVAAYLNAHFVPVKVDREERPDVDAVYMSATQAMTGQGGWPMSVFLLPDGRAFHAGTYFPPRPARGMPAFSQVLAAVAEAWTERRDAVEQQASRLAQGLSEFASPVHLTAAPADDGGAEDRLAAAVARLGELESPEGGFGKAPKFPPGPLLPFLLDHAASGLPRAAEAGGLAARTLAAMARSALRDQLDGGFCRYSVTGDWSVPHFEKMLYDNAQLLRVYARYVRLLRSPEGAVFREAWEAVFPEAEGTAVVEALAGFLLTSAGEGGLASGTGTAFLSALDADSEPSPEQLDRAGLTQVGMHEREGVFALWTPSELLELLGEDGLRLARLLHVAERGSVSALGSPLHPGGALDDDGRALLDRARPVLLAARATRPRPAVDDKVVASWNAMTITALAEAGRVLGRPEWVERAGAAARYLRQVHWDPATQSLARVSHEGRPGPVAGLLEDYAHTLEAALALYQGTGDATWYEWARELSDAVESGFLRDGQVLNEDLRQSSTDLEPLRAAYGGSSAVDLFDGATPAPVSVLAGAWQTLAALTGDQTLRDRALGLARTASGAASGQPRVAGAALAVELTGLLGVLEVAVVGETGPERDGLLDAVFGSARPGVVIALGEDTGRVPLLEGRTPGPDGTPRAYVCREMVCHAPVDSPEALRAGLR, from the coding sequence ATGGCCAATCACCTCGCAGGACAGAGCAGCCTCTACCTCCGCCAGCACGCCGAGCAGCCCGTGGACTGGCACGTCTTCGGCCCGGAGGCTTTCGCGGAGGCCGCCGCGCGGGACGTCCCGGTGTTCCTCTCCGTGGGGTACGCGGCCTGCCATTGGTGCCACGTGATGGCCCACGAATCCTTCGATGACCCCGCGGTGGCCGCATATCTGAACGCACACTTCGTCCCGGTGAAGGTCGATCGCGAGGAGCGCCCCGACGTCGACGCCGTCTACATGAGCGCCACGCAGGCCATGACCGGGCAGGGCGGCTGGCCCATGAGCGTCTTCCTGCTCCCGGACGGCCGTGCCTTCCACGCCGGCACCTATTTCCCGCCCCGGCCCGCCCGCGGCATGCCCGCCTTCAGCCAGGTCCTCGCCGCCGTCGCCGAAGCGTGGACGGAGCGCCGCGACGCCGTCGAGCAGCAGGCCTCCCGCCTCGCCCAGGGTCTGAGCGAGTTCGCCTCGCCGGTGCACCTCACAGCCGCCCCGGCCGACGACGGCGGCGCAGAGGACCGGCTCGCGGCCGCCGTCGCGCGCCTGGGGGAGCTGGAGTCGCCGGAAGGCGGGTTTGGCAAGGCGCCGAAGTTCCCGCCGGGACCGCTGCTGCCCTTCCTCCTCGACCACGCCGCGAGCGGACTGCCGCGGGCCGCGGAGGCCGGGGGACTGGCAGCCCGGACGCTCGCCGCCATGGCCCGGTCGGCACTGCGCGATCAGCTCGACGGCGGCTTCTGCCGCTACTCCGTGACGGGGGACTGGTCGGTGCCGCACTTCGAGAAGATGCTCTACGACAACGCGCAGCTCCTGCGCGTCTACGCCCGGTATGTCCGGCTGCTGCGGTCGCCCGAGGGAGCCGTCTTCCGCGAAGCCTGGGAGGCCGTGTTCCCCGAGGCGGAAGGCACAGCCGTGGTCGAGGCCCTGGCAGGCTTCCTCCTCACCTCTGCGGGCGAGGGCGGACTGGCTTCCGGGACGGGTACCGCGTTCCTCTCCGCACTCGACGCCGACTCCGAGCCGTCCCCGGAGCAACTGGACCGCGCCGGGCTGACCCAGGTCGGCATGCACGAGCGTGAAGGGGTGTTCGCACTCTGGACCCCGTCCGAGCTGCTCGAACTCCTCGGCGAGGACGGCCTGCGCCTGGCCCGCCTGCTGCACGTCGCCGAGCGGGGGAGCGTCTCCGCGCTCGGCTCGCCGCTGCATCCGGGCGGCGCCCTCGACGACGACGGCCGCGCACTGCTCGACCGCGCCCGCCCCGTGCTCCTCGCCGCCCGGGCCACGCGTCCGCGACCGGCGGTGGATGACAAGGTGGTCGCCTCCTGGAACGCCATGACGATCACCGCCCTCGCCGAGGCGGGGCGGGTCCTCGGGCGGCCCGAATGGGTGGAGCGGGCCGGGGCCGCCGCCCGGTATCTGCGCCAGGTGCACTGGGACCCGGCGACGCAGTCGCTGGCCCGCGTGTCCCATGAAGGGCGCCCGGGGCCGGTGGCAGGCCTGCTCGAGGACTACGCGCACACCCTCGAAGCCGCGCTCGCGTTGTACCAGGGGACGGGCGACGCCACCTGGTACGAGTGGGCCCGCGAGCTCTCCGACGCCGTCGAGTCCGGTTTCCTCCGCGACGGCCAGGTCCTGAACGAGGATCTCCGGCAGAGCTCCACGGACCTCGAACCGTTGCGCGCGGCGTACGGCGGGAGCTCCGCGGTCGACCTTTTCGACGGCGCGACCCCGGCGCCGGTGTCCGTGCTGGCCGGGGCATGGCAGACGCTTGCGGCCCTCACCGGCGACCAGACGCTGCGGGACCGGGCGCTCGGACTGGCCCGGACGGCGTCCGGCGCGGCATCCGGTCAGCCGCGGGTGGCCGGAGCGGCGCTCGCCGTCGAACTGACCGGGCTGCTCGGCGTCCTGGAGGTCGCCGTCGTCGGGGAGACCGGGCCGGAGCGGGACGGCCTGCTCGACGCCGTGTTCGGGAGCGCCCGGCCAGGGGTCGTCATCGCGCTCGGTGAGGACACCGGCCGGGTGCCGCTGCTCGAGGGCCGGACTCCTGGACCGGATGGAACGCCGAGGGCGTACGTGTGCCGCGAGATGGTGTGCCACGCCCCCGTGGACTCTCCGGAGGCTCTGAGGGCCGGGCTGCGCTGA
- a CDS encoding aspartate ammonia-lyase yields MTIAPTPIADEAVADGFRSEHDLLGNRNVPQNAYWGVHTLRAVENFPITGQRLSSNPHLIHALAAVKLAASRANRELGLLDAEKGAAIEAACLDIMAGQLDDQFVVDVIQGGAGTSSNMNANEVIANRGLEILGFPRGDYAHLHPNDDVNLCQSTNDVYPTAVRIATARGIEGLLSALEELQEAFRVKSAEFRTVVKMGRTQLQDAVPMTLGQEFGSFAVTIGEDRERLRESARLMYEINLGATAIGTGLNAPSGYAESACRHVAEATGLPLVTAPDLIEATSDMGAFVHLSGVLKRVAVKLSKICNDLRLLSSGPRAGLGEINLPAVQSGSSIMPGKINPVIPEVVSQVAYEVIGNDVTVTMAAEAGQLQLNAFEPVIVHSLHKSITHLEAACRTLTARCVQGITANTAHLRSTVEHSIGLVTALNPQLGYAAATSIAQEALASGRGVAELVLERGLLSAERLEELLRPERLANLSS; encoded by the coding sequence ATGACCATCGCCCCCACCCCCATCGCCGACGAAGCGGTCGCCGACGGATTCCGCAGCGAACACGACCTCCTCGGCAACCGCAACGTCCCCCAGAACGCCTACTGGGGCGTGCACACCCTGCGCGCCGTGGAGAACTTCCCCATCACGGGGCAGCGCCTCTCCAGCAACCCCCACCTGATCCACGCACTGGCCGCCGTGAAGCTCGCCGCCTCGCGCGCCAACCGTGAACTCGGCCTGCTCGACGCCGAGAAGGGCGCGGCGATCGAGGCGGCCTGCCTGGACATCATGGCCGGTCAGCTGGACGACCAGTTCGTCGTGGACGTGATCCAGGGCGGCGCCGGGACGTCGTCGAACATGAACGCCAACGAGGTCATCGCCAACCGAGGGCTCGAGATCCTCGGATTCCCCCGCGGCGACTACGCCCACCTGCACCCCAACGACGACGTCAACCTCTGCCAGTCCACCAACGACGTGTACCCCACCGCGGTGCGCATCGCGACGGCGCGAGGCATCGAGGGTCTGCTGAGCGCGCTCGAGGAGCTCCAGGAGGCCTTCCGGGTCAAGTCCGCCGAGTTCCGCACCGTGGTCAAGATGGGCCGCACCCAGCTGCAGGACGCCGTGCCCATGACGCTCGGCCAGGAGTTCGGCAGCTTCGCCGTCACCATCGGCGAGGACCGCGAGCGCCTGCGCGAGTCCGCGCGGCTCATGTACGAGATCAACCTCGGCGCCACCGCGATCGGCACCGGCCTCAACGCTCCCAGCGGCTATGCCGAGTCCGCCTGCCGCCACGTCGCCGAGGCCACCGGCCTGCCCCTCGTGACGGCTCCGGACCTGATCGAGGCCACCTCGGACATGGGCGCCTTCGTGCACCTGTCCGGCGTCCTCAAGCGCGTGGCCGTCAAGCTCTCCAAGATCTGCAACGACCTGCGCCTGCTCTCCAGCGGTCCGCGTGCCGGTCTCGGTGAGATCAACCTGCCGGCCGTCCAGTCCGGCTCGTCCATCATGCCCGGCAAGATCAACCCGGTGATCCCGGAGGTCGTCAGCCAAGTGGCCTACGAGGTGATCGGCAACGACGTCACCGTGACCATGGCCGCGGAGGCGGGCCAGCTGCAGCTCAACGCCTTCGAGCCCGTGATCGTGCACAGCCTCCACAAGAGCATCACGCACCTCGAAGCGGCCTGCCGCACCCTGACGGCACGCTGCGTTCAGGGCATCACCGCCAACACGGCACATCTGCGCTCCACCGTGGAGCACTCGATCGGCCTGGTCACCGCGCTCAACCCCCAGCTGGGCTACGCGGCAGCGACCTCGATCGCTCAGGAAGCACTCGCCAGCGGGCGCGGCGTGGCCGAACTCGTCCTGGAGCGCGGCCTGCTCTCGGCCGAACGGCTGGAGGAGCTCCTCCGCCCGGAACGCCTCGCGAATCTGTCCTCCTGA
- a CDS encoding amino acid permease, which yields MMSSSGSSPSPQAVPDHLEDGGHAHSTDHVLHAEDAGYHKGLKNRQVQMIAIGGAIGTGLFMGAGGRLAAAGPSLVFAYAICGAFVFLILRALGELVLHRPSSGSFVSYAREFFGEKAAFVSGWFYWINWAMTTIVDTTAAALYMNFFGKYVPWIAAVPQWAWALIALVVVLSLNLVSVKVFGELEFWFALIKVVALVSFLLVGIWLVIFGTPTGAPTGFSLITDNGGIFPNGMLPMILLMQGVVFAYASVELVGTAAGETENPQKIMPKAINSVVFRIAVFYVGSVILLSLLLPYTAYQKGVSPFVTFFGSIGVQGMDSIMNLVVLTAALSSLNAGLYSTGRILRSMAAAGSAPKFALRMNKAGVPYGGIAITAVVSLLGVPLNYLVPGEAFEIVLNVASVGILASWATIILCQIQLQRWAAKGWLERPSFRMPGAPYTGYVTLVFLALVLIMVFIDSPWTLLATVVACGLMVVGWFVCRDRINAIAEARKGFTGAAPVIANRPTPRG from the coding sequence ATGATGTCCTCCTCCGGAAGCTCCCCGAGTCCACAGGCGGTCCCCGACCACCTGGAGGACGGCGGGCACGCCCACTCGACCGACCACGTCCTGCACGCCGAGGACGCCGGCTACCACAAGGGCCTCAAGAACCGTCAGGTCCAGATGATCGCCATCGGCGGCGCCATCGGAACCGGCCTCTTCATGGGCGCCGGTGGGCGCCTGGCCGCGGCGGGCCCGTCCCTCGTCTTCGCGTACGCGATCTGCGGCGCCTTCGTCTTCCTCATCCTCCGCGCGCTGGGCGAGCTGGTGCTGCACCGCCCGTCCTCCGGCTCGTTTGTCTCCTACGCCCGTGAGTTCTTCGGCGAGAAGGCGGCCTTCGTCTCCGGCTGGTTCTACTGGATCAACTGGGCCATGACCACCATCGTGGACACCACGGCCGCGGCCCTCTACATGAACTTCTTCGGCAAGTACGTGCCGTGGATCGCCGCCGTCCCGCAGTGGGCCTGGGCCCTGATCGCGCTCGTGGTCGTGCTCTCCCTGAACCTCGTCTCCGTGAAGGTGTTCGGCGAGCTGGAGTTCTGGTTCGCCCTCATCAAGGTCGTCGCCCTGGTGTCCTTCCTCCTGGTCGGCATCTGGCTGGTCATCTTCGGCACCCCGACGGGCGCCCCGACCGGTTTCTCCCTCATCACGGACAACGGCGGAATCTTCCCGAACGGCATGCTCCCGATGATCCTGCTCATGCAGGGCGTGGTGTTCGCCTATGCCTCCGTGGAGCTCGTGGGCACCGCGGCCGGCGAGACCGAGAACCCGCAGAAGATCATGCCGAAGGCCATCAACTCCGTGGTGTTCCGCATCGCGGTGTTCTACGTCGGCTCCGTCATCCTGCTCTCACTCCTCCTGCCGTACACGGCGTACCAGAAGGGCGTCAGCCCCTTCGTGACCTTCTTCGGCTCCATCGGCGTGCAGGGCATGGACTCGATCATGAACCTCGTGGTCCTGACCGCGGCCCTGTCCTCGCTGAACGCCGGCCTGTACTCCACCGGCCGCATCCTGCGCTCCATGGCGGCGGCCGGTTCCGCCCCCAAGTTCGCACTCCGCATGAACAAGGCGGGCGTGCCGTACGGCGGCATCGCCATCACCGCCGTGGTCTCCCTCCTGGGCGTCCCGCTGAACTACCTGGTGCCGGGCGAGGCCTTCGAAATCGTCCTCAACGTAGCCTCCGTGGGCATCCTCGCCTCCTGGGCCACGATCATCCTGTGCCAGATCCAGCTGCAGCGCTGGGCCGCCAAGGGCTGGCTGGAACGGCCGTCGTTCCGGATGCCGGGCGCCCCGTACACGGGCTACGTGACCCTGGTGTTCCTCGCGCTGGTGCTCATCATGGTGTTCATCGACTCCCCGTGGACTCTCCTCGCCACGGTGGTGGCCTGCGGTCTGATGGTGGTCGGCTGGTTCGTCTGCCGTGACCGGATCAACGCCATCGCCGAGGCCAGGAAGGGGTTCACGGGGGCCGCTCCCGTGATCGCCAACCGGCCGACGCCTCGCGGCTGA
- a CDS encoding MarR family transcriptional regulator: protein MATPQHGLDLGDQLCFSLYTAQRLVTAAYRPILDTLGLTYPQYVAMLALWEKAPQTMGELGEKLGLDYGTVTPLIKRLEVTGLVVREKVPEDQRSVQVNLTNAGQHLRDKAVTVPDAIADAMALDTEEFQTLKDSLEHLSANVAERLGSRAPSSD from the coding sequence ATGGCGACACCTCAACACGGCCTCGATCTCGGCGACCAGCTGTGCTTCTCCCTCTACACCGCACAGCGCCTCGTGACGGCGGCCTACCGTCCGATCCTCGACACTCTCGGGCTCACGTACCCCCAGTACGTGGCGATGCTCGCGCTCTGGGAGAAGGCGCCCCAGACCATGGGTGAGCTGGGCGAGAAACTGGGCCTGGACTACGGCACCGTCACTCCACTCATCAAGCGGCTTGAGGTGACGGGACTGGTCGTCCGCGAGAAGGTGCCGGAGGACCAGCGGAGCGTCCAGGTGAACCTCACGAACGCCGGGCAGCACCTCCGGGACAAGGCCGTCACCGTGCCGGATGCCATCGCGGACGCCATGGCCCTCGACACGGAGGAATTCCAGACCCTCAAGGACTCCCTGGAACACCTCAGCGCCAACGTGGCGGAGCGCCTGGGAAGCCGCGCGCCGTCCTCGGACTGA
- the mca gene encoding mycothiol conjugate amidase Mca — protein sequence MSAAAPATPERVFDDGETLRVLFVHAHPDDESSKGAATMAKYVDEGAEVLVATCTDGSRGDIQNPHVVDEAHPKRDMAGARRIEMDNAARILGVQQTWLGFVDSGLPEGEPLPALPDGCFALQPLDVAATPLVSLIRSFRPHVVVAYDENGGYPHPDHIMSHKVAVEAYHAAGDPERYPGTGAAWQPSKLYYDCGLGLERMRALRDAARAEGLEIQGLEWIDGWLESKAEPLHIPTTRIEAGAWFERRDAALKAHRTQIDPDGFFFAFPKELQRRVWPYEEFALIDSKVGETVPETDLFAGLR from the coding sequence ATGAGCGCCGCTGCCCCCGCCACCCCGGAGCGGGTCTTCGACGACGGGGAGACCCTCCGCGTCCTGTTCGTCCACGCCCACCCGGACGACGAGTCGAGCAAGGGCGCCGCCACGATGGCCAAATACGTGGACGAAGGAGCCGAGGTCCTCGTGGCCACGTGCACCGACGGATCCCGCGGCGACATCCAGAACCCGCACGTGGTGGACGAGGCCCACCCGAAGCGGGATATGGCCGGCGCCCGCCGCATCGAAATGGACAACGCCGCGAGGATCCTCGGCGTGCAGCAGACCTGGCTCGGCTTCGTGGATTCCGGTCTCCCCGAGGGGGAGCCGTTGCCGGCGCTTCCGGACGGCTGCTTCGCCTTGCAGCCGCTCGACGTCGCGGCCACCCCGCTCGTGAGTCTCATCCGGTCGTTCCGCCCGCACGTCGTGGTGGCCTACGACGAGAACGGCGGCTACCCCCACCCGGACCACATCATGTCCCACAAGGTGGCCGTGGAGGCTTATCACGCCGCCGGCGATCCCGAGCGTTACCCGGGCACCGGCGCCGCCTGGCAGCCGTCCAAGCTCTACTACGACTGCGGTCTCGGCCTGGAGCGCATGCGGGCGCTGCGGGACGCCGCCCGCGCCGAAGGCCTCGAGATCCAGGGCCTCGAATGGATCGACGGCTGGCTGGAGTCCAAGGCCGAGCCGCTGCACATCCCCACGACGCGGATCGAGGCCGGCGCCTGGTTCGAGCGGCGCGATGCCGCGCTCAAGGCGCACCGCACCCAGATCGACCCGGACGGCTTCTTCTTCGCGTTCCCCAAGGAACTGCAGCGGCGCGTCTGGCCGTACGAGGAGTTCGCTCTGATCGATTCGAAGGTCGGCGAGACCGTTCCGGAGACGGATCTGTTCGCCGGCCTCCGCTGA
- the greA gene encoding transcription elongation factor GreA — MSSTNSASAAWLTQEAYDRLKAELEHLSGPGRAEIVQKIEAARQEGDLKENGGYHAAKEEQGKIEARIRQLTVLLRDAQVGAAPADDGVVEPGMLVVAKIAGDEEKFLLGSREIAGSSDIDVFSEKSPLGSAIIGHKEGDTLSYTAPNGKEISVEILSAKPFTG; from the coding sequence GTGTCCAGCACCAATAGCGCATCCGCCGCGTGGCTGACCCAGGAAGCCTACGACCGTCTCAAGGCTGAGCTGGAGCACCTGTCCGGACCGGGCCGAGCCGAGATCGTTCAGAAGATCGAGGCCGCCCGCCAGGAAGGCGATCTGAAGGAGAATGGCGGCTACCACGCCGCCAAGGAGGAGCAGGGCAAGATCGAGGCCCGCATCCGCCAGCTGACCGTCCTGCTCCGTGACGCCCAGGTGGGCGCGGCACCCGCCGACGACGGCGTCGTCGAGCCCGGCATGCTGGTGGTCGCAAAGATCGCCGGCGACGAGGAGAAGTTCCTCCTCGGCTCCCGCGAGATCGCGGGCAGCTCCGACATCGACGTCTTCAGCGAGAAGTCGCCCCTGGGCTCGGCCATCATCGGCCACAAGGAGGGCGACACCCTCTCCTACACCGCGCCGAACGGCAAGGAGATCTCGGTCGAGATCCTCTCCGCCAAGCCGTTCACCGGCTGA
- a CDS encoding AzlC family ABC transporter permease produces the protein MPQQNPGPASPPPARFAGLRAALSEAGMVCLGFVPLGMGLGVLVTNHGLPWWVAPLLSGVVFAGSVEFILVGLLASATPVLSIAATTFLVNSRHLFYGFSFPLDRVHGRLAKTYSIFALCDEAFALLSGRRGERASSSQILWTQLLLQISWVSGSVLGALLGSGFLGSIKGLGFLMVALFVVLTIDAFRARPDVALVALSAGSAVLALLLAPGQMLLVALCLLFAGLLLRHWRESRWAGKRAHGDEGGPSAPTGGSDD, from the coding sequence GTGCCCCAGCAGAATCCCGGACCCGCAAGCCCACCACCCGCCCGGTTCGCAGGGCTGCGTGCGGCCTTGTCCGAGGCAGGGATGGTCTGCCTGGGTTTCGTTCCGCTCGGCATGGGCCTCGGCGTCCTGGTGACGAACCACGGGCTGCCGTGGTGGGTGGCGCCGCTGCTGTCGGGGGTGGTGTTCGCGGGGTCGGTCGAGTTCATCCTGGTGGGGCTGCTGGCGTCGGCCACGCCGGTACTGAGCATCGCGGCGACCACGTTCCTGGTGAACTCCCGGCACCTGTTCTACGGCTTCTCGTTCCCCCTGGACCGGGTGCACGGCCGGCTCGCGAAGACGTACAGCATCTTCGCGCTGTGCGATGAGGCCTTCGCGCTCCTGTCCGGCCGGAGAGGGGAACGCGCGAGTTCGTCGCAGATCCTCTGGACCCAGCTGCTGCTGCAGATCTCCTGGGTCTCCGGCTCGGTCCTGGGCGCGCTGCTCGGTTCCGGCTTCCTGGGCAGCATCAAGGGCCTGGGCTTCCTGATGGTCGCGTTGTTCGTCGTGCTGACGATCGACGCTTTCCGGGCCCGTCCCGACGTCGCCCTCGTCGCCCTGTCCGCAGGATCCGCGGTCCTGGCGCTGCTCCTCGCCCCGGGTCAGATGCTCCTCGTGGCCCTGTGCCTGTTGTTCGCCGGGCTGCTCCTGCGGCACTGGCGCGAATCTCGCTGGGCCGGAAAACGCGCGCACGGCGATGAGGGCGGTCCCTCGGCCCCGACGGGAGGCTCCGATGACTGA
- a CDS encoding DUF4307 domain-containing protein, translating to MTPSQSPTPMESSLSNRYGRQKRPVTRRTKLLILVAALVLAVGAAGFLAIRNSVSTVDFKTVSFSANDPSFAEVDFQVSKDRDSAAVCAIKALDDHYAVVGWKYVDVPPNAADFGAENGQTTQRRVTVRTESLAVSGVVDSCWLKR from the coding sequence GTGACGCCGAGCCAGAGCCCAACGCCGATGGAGTCCAGCCTATCCAATCGCTACGGCCGCCAGAAGCGGCCGGTCACGCGGCGTACCAAGCTGCTGATCCTCGTGGCGGCCCTGGTGCTCGCCGTGGGCGCGGCCGGATTCCTGGCCATCCGGAACTCCGTCAGCACGGTGGACTTCAAGACCGTGAGCTTCAGCGCCAATGACCCCTCCTTCGCCGAGGTCGACTTCCAGGTGTCCAAGGACCGGGACAGCGCCGCCGTGTGCGCCATCAAGGCGCTGGATGACCACTACGCCGTCGTCGGATGGAAATACGTGGATGTCCCGCCCAACGCGGCCGACTTCGGCGCGGAGAACGGCCAGACCACACAGCGCCGCGTGACGGTGCGCACCGAGTCGCTCGCGGTGTCCGGCGTCGTCGACAGCTGCTGGCTGAAACGCTGA
- a CDS encoding AzlD domain-containing protein, with translation MTDVPYLLLAVGAAAAVTFALRAIPFALKGALKDSPLLADLRVWMPLGAILILLFYAVSGVDFGGSGHGIPEMAGIVVTALTHWWRRNAILSMATGTAVCLVLANLVFA, from the coding sequence ATGACTGACGTCCCATACCTGCTGCTCGCCGTCGGCGCCGCGGCCGCCGTCACGTTTGCACTGCGCGCCATCCCCTTCGCCTTGAAGGGTGCGCTCAAGGACTCCCCGCTCCTGGCCGACCTCCGGGTGTGGATGCCGCTCGGCGCCATCCTGATCCTGCTCTTCTACGCGGTGAGCGGGGTGGACTTCGGCGGGTCCGGCCACGGCATCCCGGAGATGGCCGGCATCGTGGTCACGGCCCTGACCCACTGGTGGCGCCGCAACGCGATCCTCAGCATGGCGACGGGCACCGCGGTGTGCCTCGTGCTGGCGAACCTGGTGTTCGCCTGA
- a CDS encoding asparaginase has protein sequence MPDVPSHVPLATLSRDQRVEGVHYGSFAVVSPDGELLFGAGDPLTPMYPRSALKPFQAVAMLRAGLELPDHLLALAAASHSGGPEHRDGAHRILELHGLTENALANSRDLPYGVAEREQWLRDGGSADQICQNCSGKHAAMAGVCTLNGWAVEGYLDPGHPLQRLVAETVTELTGEEPAQWSTDGCGTPLPALSLTAMARGYGRLARLAAETAENAGAGDGAAAPSADRTGIDAAAAAVARAMMRHPEMVAGEGRDVTALMRALPGFLAKDGFEGVQLIGLPSGHAVAVKISDGGDRARMPVAIRALASLGVDVEPVAALAAPPVLGGGVVRGHLEALDAAFPAPDSPDRARAAQTR, from the coding sequence ATGCCCGACGTCCCGTCCCACGTCCCTCTGGCCACGCTGAGCCGTGACCAGCGCGTCGAGGGGGTCCACTACGGCTCCTTCGCCGTCGTTTCCCCGGACGGGGAGCTGCTCTTCGGCGCCGGAGATCCTCTCACCCCGATGTACCCGCGCTCCGCCCTCAAACCGTTCCAGGCCGTCGCGATGCTGCGGGCCGGGCTCGAGCTGCCGGACCACCTCCTCGCCCTGGCCGCGGCCAGCCACAGCGGAGGCCCCGAGCACCGCGACGGAGCACACCGCATCCTGGAGCTCCACGGACTGACCGAGAACGCCCTGGCCAACTCCCGCGACCTCCCCTACGGCGTCGCCGAGCGCGAGCAGTGGCTCCGCGACGGCGGCTCGGCCGACCAGATCTGCCAGAACTGCTCCGGGAAGCACGCCGCCATGGCCGGCGTCTGCACGCTGAACGGCTGGGCGGTGGAGGGCTACCTCGACCCCGGCCACCCGCTGCAGCGCCTCGTCGCCGAGACGGTCACCGAGCTCACCGGCGAAGAGCCGGCCCAGTGGTCCACCGACGGCTGCGGCACTCCCCTGCCGGCCCTCAGCCTCACGGCGATGGCGCGCGGCTACGGGCGTCTGGCCCGCCTCGCCGCGGAAACCGCCGAGAACGCCGGAGCCGGCGACGGCGCGGCAGCACCGTCCGCCGACCGCACCGGCATCGATGCGGCGGCCGCCGCCGTCGCACGCGCCATGATGCGGCACCCCGAGATGGTGGCCGGCGAGGGCCGCGACGTCACGGCGCTCATGCGCGCGCTGCCGGGCTTCCTCGCCAAGGACGGCTTCGAGGGCGTCCAGCTCATCGGGCTCCCGAGCGGCCACGCGGTGGCCGTCAAGATCTCCGACGGCGGAGACCGGGCCCGCATGCCCGTGGCCATCCGCGCGCTGGCGTCCCTCGGCGTCGACGTCGAACCCGTGGCGGCCCTGGCGGCCCCGCCCGTGCTGGGCGGCGGCGTGGTCCGCGGCCACCTCGAAGCCCTCGACGCCGCCTTCCCCGCTCCCGACTCCCCTGACCGGGCCCGAGCAGCCCAGACCCGATAG